Proteins encoded together in one Drosophila suzukii unplaced genomic scaffold, CBGP_Dsuzu_IsoJpt1.0 scf_7, whole genome shotgun sequence window:
- the LOC139355067 gene encoding uncharacterized protein: MIDGFGIQHMRTPVYSPQSNAAERVAIRNTVHSATGEAPFFTVFGHHMFLNGSSYKLARRLRSLVDHEMAGMQTKDKLRVIHVKVQKQLEGAYQTSRQRYDKLARTLLAKPGQEVFRRNFVLSDFSKSFNAKFARKFLKARVIKSVGSNAYLLEDLQGRSLGVYHAKDIRL, encoded by the exons ATGATCGATGGCTTCGGTATACAGCACATGAGGACTCCCGTATACTCACCACAGAGCAATGCCGCGGAGAGG GTGGCCATCCGAAACACTGTCCACTCAGCCACAGGGGAAGCGCCGTTCTTCACTGTATTCGGCCATCACATGTTCCTCAACGGTTCCAGCTACAAACTAGCCAGACGACTCAGGTCTCTGGTCGACCATGAAATGGCCGGAATGCAGACCAAGGACAAGCTTCGGGTTATCCACGTCAAGGTGCAGAAGCAACTGGAGGGTGCATACCAGACGAGCCGGCAGCGCTACGATAAGCTAGCCCGTACGCTGCTCGCCAAGCCAGGCCAAGAAGTCTTCCGCCGCAACTTCGTGCTGAGTGATTTCAGCAAATCTTTTAACGCCAAGTTTGCTCGCAAGTTCCTTAAAGCCAGGGTGATCAAATCCGTCGGCAGCAATGCATACTTGCTGGAGGATCTCCAAGGCCGCAGTCTGGGAGTGTATCATGCCAAAGACATCCGGTTGTGA